CATATACACCCCATCCAATATACCAGATTAAATACAAGACCATCCCAATACTCATTCCAATAGAGCCATGAAATGATGGATCAATCTTAAACCTTCTAAAAATCCAAATCGTTGCGTAATAGGGTAAACTATTCGCCAGAAACCCAAATACAAATACCGGAATGCCTAAAATGATTCTCATATAGTCGTACCAACTTATTTGTCCTACTCCTCTGGATATGGTAGAATCACTAACCCCATAAAAATCTGATCTTCGAATATAATTATCTAAATTTCGAGTGATTATTTCCAATACCTCAGGATGTTTATTCGCATAATATGCCATGCCATCCTGTATTTCCTGATCTAATTTAAACTTATCTTCTAACCCCAGTTTTTGATCATTAGACACACGTAATTCATGTGCAGAAACTCTTCTTACCTTTTCAAAAAGTGCTTCTAATTTTTCGTCTTCCAAATGAATTAGATTCTCCTTCAATCTATCTTCAATAATTTGAGTTAAAGCTTTCGCTTTTTCAAATTCATCTTCTAATTGAAGAGAATCAATATCTAATGTTAAAATAGGCTTTCCTATTCGCACATATAATTCTGATTGAAAAGAATGCGGGTCAGAATAATTCAAGCCTATTGGAATAATTTGCACCTGCACATCATGCCGTTTTTCTGCTCCAAATGCAATTCTAGCTACTCCAGTTTTTAATGGTCGCAGCTTTTTCTCCGTAATCGAGCTCCCTTCCGGAAAAATCAAAATTGATCCGTTATTTGACAAATGCGTAAAACACTTTTCAAATACATCACCATTCTTTGCGGATTTATCGGGTAACGTGTTTGGGCGATATATCGGAATCATGTTAAACAACTTTTGCATCAACCAGGTCACGATTCCTTTTCCCATAAATTCAGCTGCAGCCAAAAAGTACAATTGTGGTCGAACGATCGCACCAATAACCACCGGATCCATCAAAGTGCTAGGATGATTTGCCACAAAAATAATCGGTCCATCATTCGGGATATTTTCTTTCCCGGTTACCTTCAAAACTTTGAAATACGATTTTAGGGTTAATCGCATCAGGTATTTTAAAACAACATAGAGCATTCGCAAAGAATTTGAATTCGCTAAATTAAGGAATCCATCTTTAGGGAAATGTTATTTAAATCTAATATAATCTTAGCTGTGCACTGATGAAATCCATGTTGAAATACTACTTTTAC
This genomic interval from bacterium SCSIO 12643 contains the following:
- a CDS encoding 1-acyl-sn-glycerol-3-phosphate acyltransferase, which codes for MRLTLKSYFKVLKVTGKENIPNDGPIIFVANHPSTLMDPVVIGAIVRPQLYFLAAAEFMGKGIVTWLMQKLFNMIPIYRPNTLPDKSAKNGDVFEKCFTHLSNNGSILIFPEGSSITEKKLRPLKTGVARIAFGAEKRHDVQVQIIPIGLNYSDPHSFQSELYVRIGKPILTLDIDSLQLEDEFEKAKALTQIIEDRLKENLIHLEDEKLEALFEKVRRVSAHELRVSNDQKLGLEDKFKLDQEIQDGMAYYANKHPEVLEIITRNLDNYIRRSDFYGVSDSTISRGVGQISWYDYMRIILGIPVFVFGFLANSLPYYATIWIFRRFKIDPSFHGSIGMSIGMVLYLIWYIGWGVYASSFIGYWWFGFLLISVVYLAGRFTLKYLSLIFQMRQQGKLNRLLRKDRNVLKALFEERNEIIREIVMYSEKYKSELEQMNAV